The Methyloferula stellata AR4 genome includes a window with the following:
- a CDS encoding methyltransferase domain-containing protein codes for MTPSTLKSRPGSERDVMGAAVIALRSRREHLSSARELKMVKGLIVSHKGDRCGVSQFGKNLFAVISRDHTIDWHYVECSNFDELKSVADRIDPDVILFNHHPFTMPWLVAAPLKELDVVLLGLFHQITQEIADRAKPYPFDFLIYLDPTIVPRNPGTLRAPRFLIATPVNLPPPPEVFTVGSFGFATPGKGFDRLCGLVNQQFERAIIRLNLPKHDVPEIVSDQALEAVTDSCRRAITKPGIDLVITHYFFDNAQIIDFLASNSINAFLYEEKADYGISSCADFALACGRPFALTRSSMFRNLFHLNPSIFIEDRSLADIAAGDLSMFEAARAAAAPDKAAAEWNAIIREAIASINESRMTPDRRGFNKMLDDRSRAAYRPALEALAKFAPDMLSRKTERANVQQAFGLDTALRFLANCPNPRILAAGSFEGTAVATLRAQGYRIDEIDRNVNGMTLRDFYIAPNAQLGSYDLVLSISVLEHVDEDVQFVRMIGEFLRPGGLAVLTVQFAENGQPDTYKPKSVRRFYMTRDIRERLMAAISDCVLVDEPRWSEGREDCEYKGMPYGFAGLVFRKLDAMSVSLAAVNPVWRELLSQGRKKSLVGDKMAALKRLWHFGR; via the coding sequence TTGACCCCTTCGACGCTCAAAAGCCGCCCGGGCAGCGAGCGCGATGTGATGGGTGCCGCAGTAATTGCTTTGCGGTCGCGGCGGGAGCATCTTTCGAGTGCGCGGGAATTGAAAATGGTCAAAGGCTTAATCGTATCTCACAAGGGTGACCGCTGCGGCGTGAGTCAATTCGGAAAAAATCTATTCGCAGTCATTTCGAGGGATCACACAATCGATTGGCATTATGTCGAGTGCTCAAATTTCGATGAATTGAAATCTGTCGCGGATCGAATCGATCCGGACGTGATTCTATTTAACCACCATCCTTTCACGATGCCTTGGCTGGTTGCTGCACCGCTTAAGGAATTGGATGTCGTTCTACTCGGCTTATTTCATCAGATAACGCAAGAGATCGCAGACAGAGCAAAGCCCTATCCGTTCGATTTTCTTATTTACCTCGATCCGACAATAGTACCGCGCAATCCTGGAACGTTGCGCGCCCCGCGCTTTCTTATTGCCACACCCGTTAACCTTCCTCCGCCGCCCGAAGTTTTCACAGTGGGATCGTTCGGATTCGCGACACCCGGAAAAGGCTTCGATCGGCTTTGCGGGCTCGTGAACCAACAGTTCGAACGGGCAATTATCCGATTGAATTTGCCTAAACATGATGTGCCGGAGATTGTTTCTGATCAAGCTCTGGAAGCAGTTACCGACAGTTGCCGTCGTGCGATCACCAAACCCGGCATAGACTTGGTTATCACCCATTACTTTTTCGACAATGCACAAATAATCGATTTCCTGGCCTCAAATAGCATCAACGCATTTCTATATGAAGAAAAGGCAGATTATGGAATTTCCAGTTGTGCTGACTTTGCACTGGCTTGTGGACGTCCGTTTGCGCTAACTCGCTCCTCGATGTTTCGGAACCTGTTCCACTTAAATCCATCAATTTTCATAGAAGATCGAAGTTTGGCTGACATCGCCGCCGGCGATCTGTCTATGTTCGAAGCAGCTCGCGCAGCTGCGGCGCCGGACAAAGCGGCAGCGGAATGGAATGCCATTATTCGTGAGGCGATTGCGTCGATCAACGAAAGCCGTATGACTCCAGATCGCCGTGGTTTCAATAAAATGCTCGACGATCGGTCGCGCGCGGCCTATCGCCCGGCGCTCGAGGCTTTGGCAAAGTTTGCTCCGGATATGCTTTCGCGCAAAACTGAACGCGCAAATGTCCAGCAGGCATTTGGCCTCGACACAGCTCTACGTTTCCTCGCAAATTGCCCGAACCCCCGTATCCTGGCCGCCGGCTCGTTTGAGGGCACAGCGGTGGCGACCCTCCGGGCTCAAGGATACCGGATCGACGAAATTGACCGCAACGTCAATGGAATGACATTACGGGACTTCTATATCGCGCCGAACGCACAGCTTGGGTCTTACGATCTCGTCTTGAGCATCTCAGTGCTCGAACATGTTGATGAAGATGTGCAATTTGTCCGGATGATCGGTGAATTTCTTAGGCCGGGAGGGCTGGCCGTTCTGACTGTCCAGTTCGCAGAAAATGGTCAGCCCGACACGTATAAGCCAAAGAGTGTGCGGCGTTTTTATATGACTCGCGATATCCGCGAAAGGCTAATGGCGGCGATTAGTGATTGCGTCCTCGTTGACGAACCTCGGTGGTCTGAAGGACGCGAGGATTGCGAATACAAGGGGATGCCATATGGATTCGCGGGCTTGGTCTTTCGAAAACTAGATGCGATGTCTGTTAGCTTAGCGGCAGTAAATCCTGTTTGGCGCGAGCTCTTGTCGCAAGGAAGGAAAAAATCACTTGTCGGTGACAAGATGGCTGCATTAAAGCGCCTGTGGCATTTCGGAAGGTAA
- a CDS encoding glycosyltransferase produces the protein MKLAIISTYGEVCGIASYARAIEKTFKHRFDVTVFDLKTAALIANEKLNETAAAEEHIDQICHMLANYDCVNIQMEWDLFGRSIEAIERRVLKLCQASKCLIITLHSLHLFVRPKPWQDMHHRVFESLKKRSTKQPYWIITHLPREAELMRSVFAIENVTDFPVVYLSNEEVATYRQLDKTAWKKDLGFQEDDIVILRAGYLMPHKDQMVSIKSLGLLPQQYKLAFAGGEYPPIIQTNEVSALVKEATEYLDNYDEAALKARQHYGAEARTLGDRIRFLGNISDSELYTALACTDFVTITHLESGQGASGIASIALQLEQQVILSYNRLFLEYNKYYRGGFSFFTMGNHYELRDKILNFKPATKALLGDYGKKYSLDKLAELFRSIYQNMLDGKFNNAGQSITIDRREVTAEPNVRPRTGQMSSFIRKHFTNNS, from the coding sequence ATGAAATTAGCGATTATTTCCACTTACGGCGAAGTATGCGGGATTGCCTCTTATGCCCGGGCCATTGAGAAGACCTTCAAACATCGGTTCGACGTCACGGTCTTCGACCTGAAAACCGCAGCCTTAATTGCCAACGAAAAACTGAATGAGACGGCGGCGGCGGAAGAGCATATTGATCAAATTTGTCATATGCTGGCTAATTATGACTGCGTCAACATACAGATGGAATGGGATTTATTTGGCCGAAGCATAGAAGCGATCGAGCGGAGAGTGCTGAAGCTATGCCAGGCAAGCAAATGCCTCATTATCACGTTGCATTCACTGCATTTGTTTGTACGTCCCAAGCCCTGGCAGGACATGCATCATCGTGTTTTTGAATCACTCAAAAAGCGTAGTACGAAGCAACCATATTGGATCATCACTCACCTCCCCCGCGAAGCGGAGTTGATGCGATCAGTCTTCGCCATTGAAAATGTTACTGACTTTCCGGTTGTCTACCTTTCGAATGAGGAAGTGGCCACATATCGGCAGCTTGATAAAACTGCTTGGAAAAAGGACCTTGGCTTCCAGGAAGATGATATCGTCATTTTGCGTGCCGGCTATCTCATGCCCCACAAAGATCAGATGGTATCCATAAAATCTTTGGGTCTTCTTCCTCAACAATATAAGCTTGCGTTCGCAGGAGGCGAATATCCGCCTATCATTCAAACGAATGAAGTTTCAGCACTCGTAAAAGAGGCGACGGAATATCTGGATAATTACGATGAGGCGGCTCTAAAGGCCCGTCAACATTATGGCGCTGAAGCAAGGACGCTAGGCGATCGCATTCGCTTTCTCGGAAACATCAGCGATTCCGAACTTTATACCGCGCTCGCGTGCACGGATTTTGTAACAATCACTCACCTTGAATCCGGACAAGGCGCCTCCGGTATTGCCTCCATTGCTTTGCAATTGGAGCAGCAGGTTATACTGAGCTATAATCGATTATTTTTGGAGTATAATAAATATTATAGGGGTGGATTCAGTTTCTTCACGATGGGCAATCACTACGAGCTTCGTGATAAAATCCTGAATTTCAAACCAGCAACCAAGGCACTTTTGGGGGATTATGGAAAAAAATACTCGCTGGATAAACTAGCGGAATTATTCCGATCGATTTATCAAAACATGCTCGACGGAAAATTCAACAATGCTGGACAGTCTATCACGATCGATCGCCGCGAGGTTACTGCCGAGCCAAATGTTCGCCCTCGAACCGGCCAAATGAGCTCGTTCATACGAAAGCATTTTACAAACAACAGCTAG